The stretch of DNA ATAGACAGTTAATAACTAATCAAGAGAAATTCCCTAATGACTGAGGAGCCGCAGCAAATGTATTATTCAATGACTACCCAGCTGTTCTTAAGACGTTTTATTTTAACTTATTAACCCTTGCCCTGCCAGTGCCCAGCAATGCATGCGTCCCAGGTCCCTCTGGCCGAGAAAAGGTTAAAGTGTTGGAATGAGACGTTAACCTGAAAGTTGCACCTCTCCCAAAGACTAGAGTCACATAACTGAATGTTAAGGAAACAAAGCTTTCACAGAAAAAAGTACATGGGACAAGAGCCGGGCAGGCCTCCTGAGATTTACTTTGTCGCTGTTTCAATCAAACTTTCCCCAAAGTTGAAAAAAATCAGCGAAAATTTAGATCGATATTTTTGGCACCAAAATGTCTAGAGAAATGGCTCAAGTTGTTAAAATTTTGCTATTTCACTTTTTTTAATGTGGCAACATTATAAAAACGTGTTAGATGTGATAGAAGTTCAACAATGAAAATAATTGAAGTGAATAAAAAAATGCAACGCCAGTTCAGGTTTAACGTTAAATAAACGTGTTTGATGAAATTCATAAAGTTCACAAAAGCACACAAAACGTTTGCACGTCTACTGTACATGGGACATTCAGTCTCTTTTATTGCCATTTTCTTAAGAActctttttaattttattttccttTTGTTTGTTAATTAGGTAAGAGCGGCTTGGAAAATTAACAGCCGTGTGCTTTGGACAGTCATTACCTGCATAGTAATGCTCGTTGTCATGCAGACATCCTACTTTTACTATTGCAAAATGAAAATAGGACTTTCTATAACATTCCACAGGAACAACAATGCAGAGGACTTATTTAATACAAAATGTATTGGAAATGGGACACTGCCAATAACAACCCAAGCTGCCACAGGTATGTGGACCATACATCCTATTGGTCGTTTGGGCAACCTAATGGGGGAGTACGCAACACTATATTCCCTTGCAAAGCTGAATGGCCACCAAGCCGCTATCTTGCCAGGAATGCACAATGAACTGTCCAAGATATTTAAGCTCAGGCTACCTGTGATTCACCAGGAGGTTGTTGATCGCATAAAATGGAGGAACTATGGGCTTCATGACTGGATGTCTCCAGAATACAATAACATCCAAGGAGAGTATGTTAAATTTGGTGGTTACCCCTGCTCATGGACTTTCTATCACCACATAAGGGAGGAGATTCTCCAGGAGTTTACCTTCCATGACTTTATTAAAGAGGAGACCAATGCCTACCTCACCAGAACACGGGGTGACCGGAAAAATGTCACCTTTGTTGGGGTGCATGTCCGCAGGGGGGACTATGTCCATGTTATGCCTAATGCATGGAAAGGGGTGATAGCGGACAAGAAATACTTGAAAAAAGCCATGGACTACTTCAGAGACAAGTATGAGAAACCTCTCTTTGTGGTGACTAGCAATGGCATGGATTGGTGCAAGGAGAATATGAACAATTCATTGGGGGATATTCATTTTGCTGGAGATGGAAAGGAAGGTTCTCCTGGTCGAGACTTTGCCCTCTTGGCCCACTGTAACCACACTATCATGACCATAGGGACATTTGGGTTCTGGGCTGGATACATGGTGAGAGGTGAGACCATATACCTCACAAATTTCACTTTGCCTGATTCTAATTTCCTCAGAGTTTTCAAGTATGAAGCAGCTTTTCTACCTGACTGGATTGGTATCCCCGCTGACCTCTCTCCTCTTCTGAAAAAGGAGAATCCGCATTGAATGGTCAGAGGGCCCTCTAGAGTTCATCTCTAGGacacatactgtatcatgcctagTTGTCTTCAAGTCAATGGGAAGAGCAGTAAGAAGTGACACCAAAGGAAAACCACTTGATCCTCTCAATTGGTTCACTGTTCATATATACGATAATACAATAAACACTACTAATCCCTTACTGTGTTCTCTCTAGAGGTACAATTTCCCTaccttacagatgtagcaggcattacCATTACCGTG from Ascaphus truei isolate aAscTru1 chromosome 6, aAscTru1.hap1, whole genome shotgun sequence encodes:
- the LOC142497637 gene encoding galactoside alpha-(1,2)-fucosyltransferase 2-like, coding for MAGQVNKVRAAWKINSRVLWTVITCIVMLVVMQTSYFYYCKMKIGLSITFHRNNNAEDLFNTKCIGNGTLPITTQAATGMWTIHPIGRLGNLMGEYATLYSLAKLNGHQAAILPGMHNELSKIFKLRLPVIHQEVVDRIKWRNYGLHDWMSPEYNNIQGEYVKFGGYPCSWTFYHHIREEILQEFTFHDFIKEETNAYLTRTRGDRKNVTFVGVHVRRGDYVHVMPNAWKGVIADKKYLKKAMDYFRDKYEKPLFVVTSNGMDWCKENMNNSLGDIHFAGDGKEGSPGRDFALLAHCNHTIMTIGTFGFWAGYMVRGETIYLTNFTLPDSNFLRVFKYEAAFLPDWIGIPADLSPLLKKENPH